One Rhipicephalus microplus isolate Deutch F79 chromosome 4, USDA_Rmic, whole genome shotgun sequence genomic window carries:
- the LOC119183600 gene encoding uncharacterized protein LOC119183600 isoform X2 yields the protein MPGQYVVVLFPEEDDTSGIILKSWLKGDGCLWPRQTKYVHSLLKAKATPGADWIEVPCTVVREFDTYAEARANLPRVENGSNLDGEAELGKGRRKKNKRSYESEDDEGAPSPPASMIRQAVRRNFPETKKNDIECVIKVWLRHAGEKLQKQRLRTSRTHHEECLQSVALSSPSDEDL from the exons atgccag GTCAATACGTTGTCGTTCTCTTCCCAGAAGAGGATGATACATCTGGGATCATCCTCAAAAGTTGGCTGAAAGGCGACGGCTGCCTGTGGCCTCGACAAACTAAATATGTACATAgtttgttgaaggcgaaagcgaCTCCAGGGGCTGACTGGATAGAAGTGCCTTGCACTGTTGTCCGAGAATTTG ATACATATGCCGAAGCACGGGCAAATCTGCCAAGGGTAGAAAATGGATCCAACTTGGACGGCGAGGCAGAACTTGGgaaaggcagaagaaaaaaaaataagagatccTATGAGTCTGAAGATGATGAAGGGGCACCATCACCTCCAGCTTCAATGATAAGAC aggccgtgaggcgaaattttccggaaacaaaaaaaaatgacatcgagtgtgtgattaaagtgtggcttcggcatgctggggaaaagctccagaagcagcgcttaagaacttctcgcactcaccatgagg aatgtcttcaaagtgtcgcgttgtcaagcccatcggatgaagacctctga
- the LOC119183600 gene encoding uncharacterized protein LOC119183600 isoform X1 encodes MPGQYVVVLFPEEDDTSGIILKSWLKGDGCLWPRQTKYVHSLLKAKATPGADWIEVPCTVVREFDTYAEARANLPRVENGSNLDGEAELGKGRRKKNKRSYESEDDEGAPSPPASMIRRRKHKRPRNLENRPLPTQPRSLEHEEAVRRNFPETKKNDIECVIKVWLRHAGEKLQKQRLRTSRTHHEECLQSVALSSPSDEDL; translated from the exons atgccag GTCAATACGTTGTCGTTCTCTTCCCAGAAGAGGATGATACATCTGGGATCATCCTCAAAAGTTGGCTGAAAGGCGACGGCTGCCTGTGGCCTCGACAAACTAAATATGTACATAgtttgttgaaggcgaaagcgaCTCCAGGGGCTGACTGGATAGAAGTGCCTTGCACTGTTGTCCGAGAATTTG ATACATATGCCGAAGCACGGGCAAATCTGCCAAGGGTAGAAAATGGATCCAACTTGGACGGCGAGGCAGAACTTGGgaaaggcagaagaaaaaaaaataagagatccTATGAGTCTGAAGATGATGAAGGGGCACCATCACCTCCAGCTTCAATGATAAGAC GGAGAAAACACAAGCGACCAAGAAATTTAGAGAATCGGCCACTGCCCACCCAGCCACGGTCATTGGAACATGAAG aggccgtgaggcgaaattttccggaaacaaaaaaaaatgacatcgagtgtgtgattaaagtgtggcttcggcatgctggggaaaagctccagaagcagcgcttaagaacttctcgcactcaccatgagg aatgtcttcaaagtgtcgcgttgtcaagcccatcggatgaagacctctga